In a single window of the Pseudopipra pipra isolate bDixPip1 chromosome Z, bDixPip1.hap1, whole genome shotgun sequence genome:
- the HINT2 gene encoding adenosine 5'-monophosphoramidase HINT2 isoform X2: MAAVLARGLRCVSAPSGRDGEVSKAQRAAAAGEEAGGQPTIFSKIIDRTIPATILYEDDKCLVFRDVAPQAPVHFLVIPKRPIPRISRVGPQDTELLGHLLVVAARTAQAEGLADGYRLVINDGKHGAQSVYHLHLHVLGGRQMGWPPG, translated from the exons aTGGCGGCGGTGCTGGCGCGGGGCCTG CGGTGCGTGTCGGCGCCCAGCgggagggatggggaggtgAGCAAGGCAcagcgggcagcggcggccggCGAGGAGGCGGGTGGGCAGCCCACCATCTTCAGCAAGATCATCGACCGCACCATCCCTGCCACCATCCTCTATGAAGATGACAAG TGCCTGGTCTTCCGTGATGTGGCCCCCCAAGCCCCTGTCCACTTCCTGGTGATCCCCAAGCGCCCCATCCCCCGGATCAGCCGTGTGGGTCCCCAAGACACCGAG ctcctggggcactTGCTGGTGGTGGCAGCAcgcacagcacaggcagaggggctggctGACGGCTACCGCCTCG TGATCAATGATGGGAAGCACGGTGCCCAGTCCGTCTACCACCTGCACCTCCATGTCCTGGGGGGGCGGCAGATGGGCTGGCCCCCTGGCTGA
- the HINT2 gene encoding adenosine 5'-monophosphoramidase HINT2 isoform X1, with translation MAAVLARGLVRGALRVGQRCVSAPSGRDGEVSKAQRAAAAGEEAGGQPTIFSKIIDRTIPATILYEDDKCLVFRDVAPQAPVHFLVIPKRPIPRISRVGPQDTELLGHLLVVAARTAQAEGLADGYRLVINDGKHGAQSVYHLHLHVLGGRQMGWPPG, from the exons aTGGCGGCGGTGCTGGCGCGGGGCCTGGTGCGGGGCGCGCTGCGAGTGGGGCAG CGGTGCGTGTCGGCGCCCAGCgggagggatggggaggtgAGCAAGGCAcagcgggcagcggcggccggCGAGGAGGCGGGTGGGCAGCCCACCATCTTCAGCAAGATCATCGACCGCACCATCCCTGCCACCATCCTCTATGAAGATGACAAG TGCCTGGTCTTCCGTGATGTGGCCCCCCAAGCCCCTGTCCACTTCCTGGTGATCCCCAAGCGCCCCATCCCCCGGATCAGCCGTGTGGGTCCCCAAGACACCGAG ctcctggggcactTGCTGGTGGTGGCAGCAcgcacagcacaggcagaggggctggctGACGGCTACCGCCTCG TGATCAATGATGGGAAGCACGGTGCCCAGTCCGTCTACCACCTGCACCTCCATGTCCTGGGGGGGCGGCAGATGGGCTGGCCCCCTGGCTGA
- the SPAG8 gene encoding sperm-associated antigen 8, with the protein MGGAHAAAARRLHGEMRIPAPRARAMEPGAGSPWGVALTGHVGPTCPGERSPCLGRVQGGIRRPDMPMEKLPCHEEPLTATAKRLQEMSDIAEVPEMPTEPPAEALPHVPSPEPARETGNDPSEIKLPPWLGKWGTCREEVPVEPLSPPKPAEQPSQPVTQRGRPIRTWLGEKVVDPLNSGLGQELGSEDSAHHRGFHGLPLHQFLSSLTDSSTTDTYRPPHRALLLRQGLRKATLASMLYEKYSKETEEEIRPRPQPMVSVSTTHRDYAARGFQPTPPSITQPHNYLTEQPTSFWLEQARGLPGVTALFSRNIPFKRNATFSTPITVYLGPPHPCDPLSSEPQTFKD; encoded by the exons ATGGGAGGCGCGCACGCGGCCGCCGCGCGTCGTCTCCATGGAGAGATGCGCATTCCAGCCCCCCGCGCACGCGCCATGGAGCCGGGAGCCGGCAGCCCCTGGGG GGTAGCTCTTACGGGCCATGTGGGTCCCACATGCCCTGGGGAGAGGTCACCATGCCTGGGCAGGGTCCAGGGTGGTATCCGCCGGCCTGATATGCCCATGGAGAAGCTTCCATGCCATGAGGAGCCACTGACAGCCACCGCcaagaggctccaggagatgTCGGACATAGCCGAGGTGCCGGAGATGCCCACTGAGCCGCCTGCCGAGGCTCTGCCACACgtgcccagccctgagccagcccgAGAGACTGGGAACGATCCCTCTGAGATCAAGCTGCCTCCCTGGCTTGGAAAGTGGGGAACGTGTCGCGAGGAGGTGCCGGTGGAGCCCCTCTCCCCACCAAagccagcagagcagcccagccAGCCAGTGACCCAACGGGGCCGCCCGATCCGCACCTGGCTGGGGGAG AAAGTCGTGGACCCCCTGAactctgggctggggcaggagctaGGCAGTGAGGACTCCGCCCACCACCGCGGCTTCCACGGACTGCCACTCCATCAGTTCCTGTCCTCACTCACCGACAGCTCCACCACGGACACCTACCGCCCACCACACAGGGCCCTGCTGCTGCGGCAAG GGCTGCGGAAGGCCACACTGGCATCCATGCTCTACGAGAAATACAG TAAGGAGACAGAGGAGGAGATCCGTCCCCGCCCGCAGCCCATGGTGTCTGTCTCCACCACGCACCGGGACTACGCTGCCAGGGGCTTCCAGCCCACACCTCCATCCATCACTCAG CCCCACAACTACTTGACAGAGCAGCCAACCAGCTTCTGGCTGGAGCAAGCCCGTGGACTACCA gGTGTCACTGCCCTCTTCAGCAGAAACATTCCCTTCAAGAGGAATGCAACCTTCTCCACTCCCATCACTGTGTACCTAGGGCCACCCCACCCCTGTGACCCATTGAGCAGTGAGCCCCAGACCTTCAAGGATTAA